TTGCTGCAGAAGGAACTTATCAGAACACTCAAGCCTTCCTCTGCACCCAAAACTGTAGggacccacagagatccacaatgatgccttattccatcttgactaAAGGTCAGTGAGTCCAAGCTTGTTTTCCACtctgcaaggctgcataataggatgctttgtccaaaggcatggttaccaggtgtcttatacttcaaggcctaattacaggatgCTTTGCATTAAGGCATAGCTACTAGATGTCTTGAGTgctaaggaggtgtttacactcATCTGTGCTTTGTACCCTGAATAGTGATGTCCTTGAAAAGGGGAAGTTTCTTTGCCCCCTTTACTTTGAATATATAAAGGCTGTGAATAATAAACACAAGAGTCTGTGGTACTGACCCAGAGCCCTCGCAAAGATCTTCTGTgtctatgtatttttctttgcatttaccTCTCTCTATATTTCCTAGAAGTTATTTCTCAATTCTCACTCCTCCATTCAAGGACCCTTCAACATTTCAGAAAAGGACCCAGACATAAAACACGTTTGCTCACTGAACATTCTCTCACAACAGTTCCTCAATATAAGAACTATTTTCTTACAGAAATTGTGGGATCATCAGATTTATTTCTCAGACTCTGGAATCTTGAGAGatgtacttctttcttttctgattacTTCTCATTGCATGGTAGATCTGTCTCTGGCTGCCCCAAGTCTCAAAGACAAGAATCCCAAGGATTATGAGGATCACAGCAGCAAACCCCATCCTGATGAGATTCTCCACTGTGTGATCCTGGTGGTTAATGTGTGAAACATGTCTCACTCTGCAGCACAGGCTGGCATGAAATTCACTAGGTATGCCAAGataaccaaaaacaaaagcaattctCCTGCATCAGCGTCCCTGGGGTTGGGATTATGAATCTATGCAACCAAGCCtataaattttcttatttcatgGCTTTGAAAAGCAATGTCATTAAAACTAGTACTCAGTGTGAATCCATTCCCTTctatttagtttctcatttcaCTTGATTATTGAGAAATCTGCTTTATTTCCAAAATGTATGATGTTAGTTAAAATGCAATCAGGTTCCCAAAAGTTCACAGAATCCCTTGGAGGTCTTTGTTCGGTCTCCCAGCAGGCAGAGGGTCATTGCTCCTTGTTACTGGGATCAGAACCTGGTTGAATGACTGCCAGAGCAGCATATACAGTGGACTCCTCTGGGGCATCCCGCacctgggaggaaggaggtgcAGCAGTCCCCTGTCTGAGTGACCTGTTGCACAGCTGGGCATAGGTCACATCCTGGGGCTCCTCGGATTCAGCATCCTGGAGTGGAAGAGAGCGTGAGAGGAGGGTTTATGCTTGGCTTGGGGGATGCTGAAGTCCTGGGGGAGGACAGGACTCACCTGagcatccatctctctgtcattttctgCTTGTCCATCTTTGGTGTCCAGGACTTCTCCTGACATGACAGAAGGAAGGACAGCTCCTGCCCTCCTGACCCTGGAGCCTTTCACCTGGGCATTTGTCTCTCCCTGGGGGTCTTCTTCAGCTGATCTCTGTAGCAGGGAAGTAGTGAGGGACAGATAGTGTTTCCCTGTTCCCCTGGGTATCTCTGGCCAGTTTTCCACAGCATGGCCAGGGTGACCCATTTAGATGACAGCATCCCTGATTGGATCTTCTTGGGCTTCCTTCCTACAGTTCGGGCATCTTATCTTGACATTCTAACTGTCTTGGCTGTACCCACACAGTCCATCTTCCTGAAAACAcatttctgggggctggagagatggctctgtgattaagagcaatgactactactgcagaggatccaggtttggttcccagaacccacaaggtaaCCCACATTCATATGTAACTCTCATTCCAGGGTATatggcactctcttctggcccctgagaGCACCATGCAGGcatgtggtgcagagacataGATGCTtgtaaaacacccacacacacaatgcaGAACCCCACGTTTCTGCCCAAGTCCCTTTGGTTCCTGCCTACAGCTGCTAGTTCCATAAACATTTCTGTGGGCTTTCCCTTCCAGGCTGCCCCTCAGAAGACAATCAGACAGATGTCAAGGAGCCAGAAAGGGGACAGGATTGATGAGACACATGATCCTGGGAAAACCATGAGAGAGTGAGGCAGGTTGTActtgcagaagagagggaagggtcaGCTTTGGTTGATTCTGAGGGCCAAGGGAGGGAGAACAAAAAAGGCTCTCTGGACTAAACTGGGCCCTAAGTTCTTAGCACTGCAGATAGGGACAGAAAACTCACCCAACTGTCCAACTTGGCACCATCCTCAGGCTGTGTGTCCTCCACTGAAGCGTCTGtcagaagaacaaacagaatGTCTCCTGAGCAGAGTCTAGGGATGACTCTGACCCTTAGTTTTCTGTATTGCCCCAGGTGTGGACAGAGAATCAGGGATTGTTGTCATATCCAGGGTCTATAGTGAGAAGTTCAGACCCAAATAGCAAAGACCCCAGAGCCTCTCCACCACCCCTGCAATGCTGAGTCCTCAGACATCTCCCTCCCCAGGACCCTCTTTATCTCACAAAGGCTTTCTTCCTGGGTGGCAGCAGCTGGATTGGATCTGGAGAGACAAGAAGATGTCAGTTGTCAGTGAGGTGTGTCAGGAAGGTGGGGTCTATGTCTCTGGCCATGAGTTACCTCTTCTGGGAGCCTCTGTCTCTGGTTACAGGCTCTGCAGCTCCTGCAGGAAGTTGCAGTTCTGTATCTTTATGGGCtgcaagagagagaagagtctcAGCTTCCCCCTTCTACCTAGGCATGgtacagggaaggaagggaagggacctTTGCACCATGGGTGAGTGAGCAAATGTCCTAGGACATGGTGAAGCTCACAGAACACATGATATTACACATATTCTGAGATCATGATCTTTCTGATCTGAGATCTGCTAGTGTTTCTAAACTACTCAGCCCAAGTTTGAGGGTTCCCTGGGGCTGGTGTCCTGATCCCCTGCTTGGCTGTTCACAGGGGAACCTGAGACCCAGGTCACCCACACCTACTCACCATCCTTCCTGAATTTTCCCTGATGCCTTCGTcggagaaggaggaagatgaggatgaagaggaacaggaggaaggcCACAGAGACTCCAACCAGAACCTTCAGGTACCCTTCCAGTCCTGAGACACAAGTGATGTCATGATTGGGGAATGTTGCTGCTTAactgagtacctactgtgtgacAGATGCATGCTGGGTCTTTGCACTCATCATCTCCCATCCTCACAATCATACAACAAGGAaatgtctctttttctgtctccacaGGTCACCTGCCTCAGATCACCTGACtggaagtggcagagctgggagtcgaacccagggcctcttagttccatctcttctctccaccAGAGCAGAGCCTCCTGACTGGAGCAGAGGAGTCTCAATGGCCTGCCATGGCCCTCTGCCCCACTTtctacacaccaccaccactgtggGACAGACCCACTGCAGAATCAGGTTCTGGGGTCTCCTCTGTCAGGAGAGGTCACAGCCAAGGCCAGCACTGAAAGAAATTTAGACATGTGGGCCAGGCTTCTCCCCTTTTTACTCAGAGAAACAGTAGGCAATCCAGAAAGGGAAAGGCTGGTCCAAGTCAGCAGTCCAAGTCTCTAGAAGCAGCTGTATCAAGCCCATAACTAGCTATTGCCCATTTGGGCCCCACTTTTCTCCTTATTATCCCTCTGGGACCTGACTCCATGCAGGTGAGAGAGGTTTGTTCTCAGGGCCTTAGAGTCAGGATGGGGAGGCAAATGTCTGGGATCTCTGCTCTCTACCTCACCCACATGCCCCATCCTCCAGACAGAGTCAGAACATTCTGGATGCCACTTTCTGTATCCAAACTTCTAAGTCCTGGGTCTCTGGGGTCTCTGTTGAGATCTCTGTTTTCCTCCTTTACTCACAAGCtaaagtgacagagaaatgagGACTTCAGTGGGCTAAGAGATGCCAGGCAGCCTGGGGATGGAGCATACTCCCTGCACTGAGGTGCCTGATACTCACCATATGTTGGCATGGACTTTGAGGGTGGTGGGCTGGAGGTTCCAATGGGTCCTAGGAAACAGAACAAGAGGGGGTGAGGGTTAGATGCTAACCTAGGGGCCTGTCTCTGCTCACTGTCCTGTAACCTCCCCAAAATCTTCATGCTGTCTACCCCAAACCTAGATTGCAATAGAGGATGGAGGGGACATTACTTGAGGAACTCCTGCTGGCTTCCACTTCCCTGTCAGGGAAAGTGCCATCTGACTAACCTTCCTATGGTCCCCATAATCCAATCCAAGTTAAGGGCTCTCCTAGGGTTTGAATTGTAAGTCACCCTGAGAGTTCAGGTTCACCTCACCTGAGACCGTGAGCTCCACAGGGTCACTGGCATATGTCAACAGGTAGGGAGATGAGTCCCAAGAACCATAGCACCTGTAGGTGCCTGAGAGGGCAGAGGTCACAGCATTAATGGAGAATTCTGCTTTATTCCTTTcacatttttttgtgtgaaatACTTACTTATATTCAAAATGCTTCAAGGTTCCTGTgatgggtctcactgtgtacatCTGCACGGAATAAAATTTATAATCCTCTTCCTCATAGACTTAGGTGCTGTGTTATAAATGTGCACCTCTATTTCTGGTTGGTTgttcatttttgtgattttttttaattaagaaaaaattttcattcattttacacattaaTCAAagaccccctccttccctcctcctgcctccagtcttTTCCTCTCAACCCCCCTAATTCCCCCCACAAGAAGCAAGGCctccatggggaggtacattcaATAcaagcaagtccaagcccttctcgctgcctcaaggctgcacgaggtgtcccatcataggcactgGACTCCACAAagtccactcatgcaccagagaaggattctgatcctaccgccagggagccccccaagcagatcaagctacacaactgtctcgcaaTGCAGAAAGCCTAGTccattcccatgcaggctccacagccattgatccaactttcatgagttccctctagtttggtttgttcATCTCTAcacgtttccccatcatgactttgatgtacttgctcatagaatccctcttctctctctttgactggactcctggagctctgtctagttattggctgtggatctctgcatctgcccccatcagtcactggagagaaGTTCTGTgacgacagttagggtattcactggtctgatctctgaggtaagccagttcagttcaggcaccctctccactattgctagtagcccaggctggggtcatccttggggattcctggcaacttccctagcactggtttctctctatccccgtgatatctccctctatcatggtgtctctttaagtgcattccccctccctctctgttccagctcaaccatcccaatcccttatgttctcatcctctatcCCTGatcctccattgcccacccttcatccccagttcactcatggagatcttatctatttctccttctcagggcaatccatgcatccctctttgtgtctttcctgttagttagcttctctggaattgtgggttgttgcctgattaccctttgctttatatctagtaaccacttatgagtgggtacataccatgtttgtccttctgagtctgggttacttcactcaggatgatattttctagttccatccatttgcctgtaaatttcatgatgtcattgtttttcagtgctgagtagtactcccttgtgtatgtaccacattttttaatccattcttcagttcagGGACATCTCGGTTGTTTCCAtgtcctggctattatgaataatgctgctatgaacatccttgtggtatggttgagtaTTACTTGGGTagatacccaagagtggtatagctgggtcttgaggaagattgaatcccaattttctgagaaattgccatactgatttctaaagtggctgtaccagtttgtactcccaccagcagtggaggaatgttcccctttctccacatcctctcaaacataagctgtctgcagtccttttgatcttagccattctgacaggtgtaagatggtatctcagagttgctttgatttgcatctccctgataattaaagatgctgagcaattccttaaatatcttttggccatttgaaattctttttttgagaattctctgtttatctctgtagcccatttttaattggattgtttgttattttgagtttgcttttttgtttttgtttgtttgttttgttttttgtttttcagagccaaggaccgaacccagggccctgcagcttgctaggcaagtgctctaccactgagctaaatccccaagcctggattgtttgttattttgatgtctaatttcttgagttctttatacattttggagatcagccctctgtcagaggTGAGGTTTGTGAAAAtcatttcccattttgtaggctgtcgttttgtcttatttactgtgtcctttgccttacagaagcttctcagtttcaggaggtcccatttattaattgttattcttAGTGTCTGTGCGACTGGTGTTATATtgaggaagtggtctcctgtgccaatgcgttcaagaatatttttcactttctcttctatcaggttcagtgtaactggttttatattgaggtttttgatccacttgaacttgagttttgtgcatggcaatagatatggatctatttgcaatcttctacatgctgacatcccgttatgccagcaccatttattgaagatgctttcttttttccattgtacaggtttggcttctttgtcaaaaatcaggtgttcttaggtgtgtgggttaatgtcagggtcttcaaattgatttcattggtccacatgtcggtttttaggccaataccaagctgtttttattactatagctctatagtagggcttgaggtcagggattgtgatcccccagaggtggttttgttgtacaggattcttttacatctcctggattttttgtttttccaaatgaagttgagtattcttCTTTTcaggtttgtgaagaattttgttgggattttgatggggattgcattgaatctgtagattgctttaggtaagattgccatttttactatgttgttcctacctatctatgagcatgggagatctttccattttctgatatcttcttcaatttctttcttcagagacttaaagttcttgtcatacaggacTTTCACttacttagttagagttacccaaagtattttacattatttgtggctatggtaaagggtgatgtttttctgatttctttctcagcccattgatcatttgtatgtaggagggctactgatttttttgagttaatcttgtatcctgccacattagtgaagatgtttatcagctgtaggagttccctggtagaattttgggggtcacttatgtgtactatcatatcatctgcaaatagtgaaagtttgacttcttcttttccaatttgtatccccttgatctctttttgctgtcttattgctctagttagaattttaagtactatattgaataaatatggggagagcggacagtcttgtctttttttttttttttggttttatgaggtagggtttctctctgtatctttgtgcttttcctggaactcaatctgaagcccagtctggcctcgaattcacaaagatccgcctggctctgcctcctgagtgctgggactaaaggcatgtgctaccaccacccaacttgttcttgattttaatgggaacactttgagtttctctccatttaatttgatgttggctgttggcttgctgtaaattgcctttattatgtttattatgttccctgtattcctgatctctccaagacttttatcgtGAGGGgtgttaaattttgtcaaaggtcttttcagcatctaatgacaggatcatgggtttttttttctttcagtttgtttatatggtgtattatattgacagacttttgtatgttgaaccatccttgcatctctggtttagagcctacttgatcatagtggataatgtttttgatgtgttcttgaagtcggtttgccaatattttattgagtatttttgcatcaatgttcatgaggcagatgggtctgtaattttctatttttgtttcatctttgtgtggcttgggaatcagccaagtaactgtagcctcatgaaAGGAGTTTAgtagtgtttcttctgtttctattgtgtggaacaatttgaagagtattggtattaactcttctttgaaaatctggcagaattctgcattaaaaccatctggtcgtgggcttttttttggttgcaagacttaatgactgtttctatttccttaggggttattggtctatttaaattgtttatctggtcttgatttaactttggtatgtggtacctatccagaaaattgtccatttcttttagattttccaattttgtggagtacaagtttttgaagtattacctgatgattctctggatttcctcaatgtcagTTGTTAtatctccttttcatttctgattttattactttggatgctctctgccttttggttagtctggattagggcttgtctatcttgttgattttcttcaaagaaccaactctttgtttcactgtttctttgtattgttctctttgtatctattttattgaattcagctctcaatttgattatttcctggcatatattcctcctgggtgactttgcttcttcttgttcttgaactttcaggtgtgctgttaatcactagtgtgagatttctccaacttctttatgtaggcatttagtgctatgaattttcctcagcactgctttcatagtgtcccataagtttgggtatgtagtaaatcattttcattgaactctaggaagtctttaatttcttaatttatttcttctttgactcattGGTAAGTcagctgagcattattcagtttccatgagattgtaggctttctgtaatttttgttgttgttgaaatttaactttaagccatggtggcacaatagaatacaggaagttattctaatatttttgtatctgttgagattagctttgtgacagagtatgtggcagattttagagaaagttccattgggtgctgagaagaaggtatattctttttcgttagggtggaatgttctgtagatatcaattacgtccatttgagtcataacatcagttaggtctcttatttctctgttaagtttcgatttggcagatctgtccatggtgagagtggggtgttgaagtctcccactattaatgtgttaggtttggtgtgtgatttaaactttagtaacgtgtcttttacatatgtgtgtgcccttgtatttggggcataaatgttcagaattgaaacttcatcttgttggattttccctatgataaatatgtaatgtccttttcaatctcttttgattgattttagtttgaagtctattttgttagatattaggatagctacactagcttgcttcttaattccatttgattagaaagacttttcccagccttttactctgaggtagtgtctgtctttcaaGTTGAGGTGtctttcttgtatgcagcagaaaggtGGGTCCTGCTTTCTcattcattctgttagcttgtggctttttataggtgaattaagtccattgatattaagggatactaatgaccagtgattgttacttcctgttattttttggtggtagtgtgtgtgtgtttcttttctttgggctttactACTGTGGGGTTAtctgttgcctgtatttttgtgggtgtatctgacttccttaggttggaatttttcttctagtgctttctgtagggctggatttatggataggtattgcttaaatctggttttgtcttggaatgtccacttgttcactccatctatggtgtttgaaagttttgctgggtatattagtctaggctggcatccatggtctcttagtgtctgcattacatttgTCCAGGACATTCTGGCTTtcaagtctccattgagaagttggttgttattctgatggtctgtctttataggtcacttggccattttcctttactactcttaatattctttacttattctgtatgtttagtggtttaattattatgtggcaaggggactttttttgggggggtctagtctatgtggtgttctgtaagcttcttttatcttcataggtatttccttctctaagttgggaaagtttttttccatgatttgttgaatatattttctgtgcctttgagtaggcattcttctccttcttctattcctattatttttatgtgtggtcttttcatggtgtctcagatttcctggacattttgtgttttatgactctttttggctttggtgttctCTTTGACTGATgagtctatttcctctattgtatcctctacactagagattctgtcttccatcacttgtattctgttggttctGCTTGCATTtgtgtttcctgttcttttcctcagattttctatttcctgtattccctctgtttgtgtctttttcattgtttctatttcaattttcagatcttgaactatttccttcatATGTTTAATTGctctttcatggttttcttggctttctttaagggatttattgatttcttccattttttgtttgtctttccctcaatttctttattgatctcttccaatttttttttatgtttctttcaatttctttaagggaatttttcattttttcttgaaaggcttCTAGAATGTtcatgaatctacttttaaggtcgctttcttctgcttcttctacattgtgatgttcaggtcttgctgttggaggagggctaggttctggtgatgccatattgttctttatgttgctgtatgtatttttgccttgatgtctgcccatctttTCCTCTAATTCAGACACAGGTGCaaaaggtgcctgtgtctgaatgAGCTGCTATtagtccactctgtgcttgttgtgtctgtgtctcaggggcccCTCTGTGTCCAAtattagctcttggtctaattggagctggtaGATTCTGTAtctgagggagctgctcttggcccaatccaagctagctgattctgtgactcagtgaggcgctcttggtcttatcaggactcttggtccagtcagagcaagtggattctgtgtctcaggaagcttctcttggtccagtgagagctggtagattctgtgtcttaggaagccactcttggtccaatgagagctggcaaattccttgtctcaggaagtttctggagtcacaggcagatgggtattggggtagtTCATGGGTCTTATAGATTGTAGGGTCCAATATGGGGTTTTGGTGGGAGAACCTGGCCTTGGGGAGTTTTCCCTactggccagcaactgggacaGAGTTGGGTGGGGCTTCCcagggactggctgtgtcccagggcctgggtcccAGAGGCAGGACTCTTTGGATTGGAGAGGAGTCACTCTGGTTGTTCTTTTTTGATGTGTGTACTTTCCATTACAACTTTAAATCaaacttatttatttacacttactttttatattacactcatttaataataataaattacacTTAATTTCTTCTGTATGTTTGTACATTGAAATGTGCCACAGACActcatggagatcagagaacaagtaCAAAAGACAATTTTCTCTTGCACAATGTGGATTAGAGTCAGGGATGAAGGTTGGCAGCAggtacttcttttttctttttttttattaagaaattttctactcactctacataccacccacagatcccacctcttctctcctcccatctcccactgCCCTCCAAGCCACCACATTCCAATGAGGAtccatgggagtcagcagagcttggcacaatgagcctaggcaggttcaaGTTCCttccactgtaccaaggctgtgcaagatgccacaccacaggcaccggattcccaagcgcctgcccatgcaccagggatggatcccaatccccctgcctgggtgttccccaaacagttcaatccaaacaaccatcttccatatccagagggcctagtccagtcctgtggggctccacagccaccagtccacagttcatgaacCTCCAATAGTGTGGCCaatcatctctgcacttcttcctgATCATCATCTCGATgttccctgcctgcagaatccctcctctctctcatcgattggattcccagagctcagcatgGTGCCTGGcggtgaatctctgcatctgcctccatcagtcactggacaaaggctatatgatgatagttagggtatttgctagaggtcaccagagtagaccagtccaggcaccctctggaccactgccagcaatTCAAGGTGGTGttatccttgtgggttcctga
The genomic region above belongs to Peromyscus leucopus breed LL Stock unplaced genomic scaffold, UCI_PerLeu_2.1 scaffold_1592, whole genome shotgun sequence and contains:
- the LOC114689236 gene encoding LOW QUALITY PROTEIN: leukocyte immunoglobulin-like receptor subfamily B member 3A (The sequence of the model RefSeq protein was modified relative to this genomic sequence to represent the inferred CDS: substituted 1 base at 1 genomic stop codon), encoding SGTLHKPTIKAEPGSVVTSGSPMTIWCQGTLDAEIXVLHKEGSQKPWGTQTPEKPGNKAKFSIPSVTQQHGGQYRCYCYSSAGWSEHSDTLEIVVTGIHYNKSRLSSLPSPVVTSGGNMTLQCISQEGYDKLVLTKEDQKFLSSMNSQFVPSIRQWQALFSTDHVTSDHRGTFRCYGYYNHTPHLWSVPSEHLEIHISGEPTHWRVMFLPEATTELDSADSLAVRAEEESYKEESSMLGVLIQPTLSQAFRNKAEFSINAVTSALSGTYRCYGSWDSSPYLLTYASDPVELTVSGPIGTSSPPPSKSMPTYGLEGYLKVLVGVSVAFLLFLFILIFLLLRRRHQGKFRKDAHKDTELQLPAGAAEPVTRDRGSQKRSNPAAATQEESLYASVEDTQPEDGAKLDSWRSAEEDPQGETNAQVKGSRVRRAGAVLPSVMSGEVLDTKDGQAENDREMDAQDAESEEPQDVTYAQLCNRSLRQGTAAPPSSQVRDAPEESTVYAALAVIQPGSDPSNKEQ